Proteins from a single region of Streptomyces vinaceus:
- the pdhA gene encoding pyruvate dehydrogenase (acetyl-transferring) E1 component subunit alpha has translation MTVQELPGAGASHRSTPPPAWRPRTDAAPLLPDPEPYRVLGTPAAEKLDPELMRRCYAELVRGRRYNAQATALTRQGRLAVYPSTVGQEACEIAAALVLEEQDWLFPSYRDTLAAVARGLDPVQALTLLRGDWHTGYDPREYRIAPLCTPLATQLPHAVGLAHAARLRGDDVVALALVGDGGTSEGDFHEALNFAAVWQAPVVFLVQNNGFAISVPLAKQTAAPTLAHKAVGYGMPGRLVDGNDIAAVHEVLSDAVRRARAGGGPTLIEAVTYRIEAHTNADDATRYRGDAEVEAWKAHDPVELLERELTARGMLDEAGIREAKEAAEAMAATLRDRMNAEPVLDPMDLFENVYAEQTGRLREQAEMLRAELDAEEQS, from the coding sequence ATGACGGTCCAAGAGCTGCCCGGTGCCGGTGCATCCCACCGTTCCACCCCGCCGCCCGCCTGGAGGCCCCGTACGGATGCCGCCCCGCTGCTCCCGGACCCCGAGCCGTACCGGGTGCTGGGCACGCCGGCCGCCGAGAAGCTCGACCCCGAGCTGATGCGCCGCTGCTACGCCGAGCTGGTGCGCGGCCGCCGGTACAACGCCCAGGCGACCGCCCTCACCCGGCAGGGCCGACTGGCCGTGTACCCCTCCACCGTCGGGCAGGAGGCCTGCGAGATCGCGGCCGCCCTGGTCCTGGAGGAGCAGGACTGGCTCTTCCCGAGCTACCGCGACACCCTCGCGGCCGTGGCCCGCGGGCTGGACCCCGTCCAGGCGCTGACGCTGCTGCGCGGCGACTGGCACACCGGGTACGACCCGCGCGAGTACCGGATCGCCCCGCTGTGCACCCCGCTCGCCACCCAGCTGCCGCACGCGGTCGGCCTGGCCCACGCGGCCCGGCTGCGCGGTGACGACGTGGTCGCGCTCGCCCTGGTGGGTGACGGCGGCACCAGCGAGGGCGACTTCCACGAGGCGCTGAACTTCGCGGCCGTCTGGCAGGCCCCGGTGGTCTTCCTCGTCCAGAACAACGGCTTCGCGATATCGGTCCCGCTGGCCAAGCAGACGGCCGCCCCCACCCTGGCCCACAAGGCCGTCGGGTACGGGATGCCCGGCCGCCTCGTCGACGGCAACGACATCGCCGCCGTGCACGAGGTGCTGTCCGACGCCGTCCGGCGGGCCCGGGCCGGCGGCGGACCGACGCTGATCGAGGCGGTCACGTACCGCATCGAGGCCCACACGAACGCCGACGACGCCACCCGCTACCGCGGGGACGCCGAGGTCGAGGCATGGAAGGCGCACGACCCGGTGGAGCTGCTGGAGCGCGAGCTGACCGCCCGCGGAATGCTGGACGAGGCGGGCATCCGCGAGGCCAAGGAAGCCGCCGAGGCGATGGCCGCGACCCTGCGCGATCGGATGAACGCCGAGCCCGTGCTCGACCCGATGGACCTGTTCGAAAACGTCTACGCGGAGCAGACCGGCCGGCTCCGCGAGCAGGCGGAGATGCTGCGCGCCGAGCTCGACGCGGAGGAGCAGTCGTGA
- a CDS encoding Lrp/AsnC family transcriptional regulator, with protein MPDEQMAAPGATPGSAPVPPGGAPPAPQAPSAPPRPLDPIDRSIMRLLQADGRASIRSVAEQVHVSRANAYARINRLIDDGVIRGFTARVNHERAGQGTSAYITLKIVQNSWRTVREQLRELPGAAHIALVSGDFDVLLLVHTPDNRTLRELVLTRLQSIPEVLSTRTLLVFEETDLLDSGPGSGGGAAAISEE; from the coding sequence ATGCCGGATGAACAAATGGCCGCACCGGGTGCCACGCCGGGTTCCGCGCCGGTGCCGCCCGGCGGTGCTCCTCCGGCCCCGCAGGCCCCGTCGGCACCCCCTCGCCCCCTGGATCCCATCGACCGTTCGATCATGCGCCTGCTCCAGGCGGACGGCCGTGCGTCGATACGTTCGGTGGCCGAGCAGGTCCACGTATCGCGCGCGAACGCCTACGCCCGGATCAACCGGCTCATCGACGACGGCGTGATCCGCGGGTTCACGGCCCGCGTCAACCACGAGAGGGCCGGCCAGGGGACCTCCGCGTACATCACCCTGAAGATCGTCCAGAACTCCTGGCGCACGGTCCGCGAGCAGCTCCGCGAGCTTCCGGGCGCCGCGCACATCGCCCTGGTCAGCGGCGATTTCGACGTACTGCTGCTGGTCCACACGCCCGACAACCGCACCCTGCGCGAGCTGGTCCTGACCCGCCTCCAGTCCATCCCGGAGGTCCTGTCGACCCGCACCCTGCTGGTGTTCGAGGAAACGGATCTGCTCGATTCCGGCCCCGGCTCCGGCGGCGGCGCCGCGGCGATCTCCGAGGAGTAG
- a CDS encoding PKD domain-containing protein, with the protein MAKGAAAPVADLAKLGTADAKTFHSPKERSVRKTLPAAKGKASANVTAQGAETAAGNPELGLVLDAKSVSAHGIELRAQVVSAAGATLKVVYDWGDGTTDGTDASPGQEVSLKHSYAELGEYKVKVTVTDAANQAESVNELPLSTVGSDFTPYAPTRLLDTRDGTGAPRGMVQAYSSAKLKIAGNGKIPAGVTAVALNVTATNTSNPGHVTVFPGGTTRPTTSNVNFVAAQTVPNMVIVPVGKDGTVELYNGSWTAIDLIADITGYFTRTAASGYTPMTPVRAVDTRSGQGAPQGQVGGRKSIGVQLGGWYVPSNATAVALNVTATNPREDGHLTAYPSGQSAPNTSNVNFKAKQTVANSVIVPVGADGKVNIFNGAWAGTDVIVDVLGYYSPDSSGAFMSMAPVRRLDTRSWGEGPMYDGGYIWMPMSTQDKGITGVVLNTTVTNTRADGFLSVAPDPNTRDDYANGRDSWPATPTSSTLNWTAGQTVPNLVQASTGSTGIVDFWNQSWDTADLIIDMFGYYDTK; encoded by the coding sequence GTGGCCAAGGGGGCGGCCGCTCCCGTGGCGGACCTGGCCAAGCTCGGCACGGCCGATGCCAAGACCTTCCACAGCCCGAAGGAGCGCTCGGTCCGCAAGACCCTGCCCGCGGCCAAGGGCAAGGCCTCCGCGAACGTCACCGCGCAGGGCGCGGAGACGGCCGCCGGCAACCCGGAGCTGGGTCTCGTCCTCGACGCGAAGAGCGTCTCCGCGCACGGCATCGAGCTGCGCGCCCAAGTCGTCAGCGCCGCGGGCGCCACCCTCAAGGTCGTCTACGACTGGGGCGACGGGACGACCGACGGCACCGACGCCTCCCCGGGCCAGGAGGTGTCGCTCAAGCACAGCTACGCCGAGCTCGGCGAGTACAAGGTCAAGGTCACCGTCACCGACGCCGCGAACCAGGCCGAGTCCGTCAACGAGCTGCCCCTCTCCACGGTCGGCTCGGACTTCACCCCGTACGCCCCGACCCGCCTCCTGGACACCCGGGACGGCACCGGTGCCCCGCGGGGCATGGTGCAGGCGTACTCCTCGGCCAAGCTGAAGATCGCCGGCAACGGCAAGATCCCGGCGGGCGTCACGGCCGTGGCCCTGAACGTCACCGCCACCAACACCTCGAACCCCGGGCACGTCACGGTGTTCCCCGGCGGCACCACGCGTCCGACGACGTCCAACGTCAACTTCGTGGCCGCGCAGACCGTCCCGAACATGGTCATCGTGCCGGTGGGCAAGGACGGCACCGTCGAGCTGTACAACGGCAGCTGGACGGCGATCGACCTGATCGCGGACATCACGGGCTACTTCACCCGCACCGCGGCCAGCGGCTACACGCCGATGACCCCGGTCCGCGCGGTGGACACCCGCTCCGGCCAGGGCGCCCCCCAGGGCCAGGTCGGTGGCCGCAAGTCGATCGGCGTGCAGCTCGGCGGCTGGTACGTGCCCTCCAACGCCACCGCCGTGGCGCTGAACGTGACCGCCACCAACCCGCGCGAGGACGGCCACCTGACGGCCTACCCGAGCGGCCAGTCGGCCCCGAACACGTCCAACGTCAACTTCAAGGCCAAGCAGACCGTCGCCAACTCGGTGATCGTCCCCGTCGGCGCCGACGGCAAGGTCAACATCTTCAACGGCGCCTGGGCGGGCACCGACGTGATCGTCGACGTCCTCGGTTACTACAGCCCCGACAGCTCCGGGGCGTTCATGTCCATGGCGCCGGTTCGCAGGCTCGACACCCGCAGCTGGGGCGAGGGGCCGATGTACGACGGAGGCTACATCTGGATGCCTATGTCCACCCAGGACAAGGGCATCACGGGCGTCGTCCTGAACACGACGGTGACCAACACGAGGGCCGACGGATTCCTGTCGGTGGCGCCGGACCCGAACACCCGGGACGACTACGCCAACGGGAGGGACAGCTGGCCGGCGACGCCCACGTCGTCCACGCTGAACTGGACCGCCGGCCAGACAGTCCCGAACCTGGTCCAGGCGAGCACCGGCAGTACCGGGATCGTCGACTTCTGGAACCAGAGCTGGGACACCGCGGACCTGATCATCGACATGTTCGGGTATTACGACACGAAGTGA
- a CDS encoding TetR/AcrR family transcriptional regulator has translation MTTAKRDTYTPETLLSVAVQVFNERGYDGTSMEHLSKAAGISKSSIYHHVAGKEELLQRAVSRALDGLFAVLEEPGAVRGRAVERVEYVTRRTVEVLVAELPYVTLLLRVRGNTRTERWALERRREFDHQVAELLKAAAADGDLRADVDIRLATRLLFGMVNSLVEWYRPHPGTSADQLADAVVHMALDGLRTVRG, from the coding sequence ATGACCACCGCCAAGCGGGACACCTACACCCCCGAGACGCTCCTGTCCGTCGCCGTCCAGGTCTTCAACGAGCGCGGCTACGACGGCACCTCCATGGAGCACCTCTCCAAGGCCGCGGGCATCTCGAAGTCCTCGATCTACCACCACGTGGCGGGCAAGGAGGAGCTCCTCCAGCGGGCCGTCAGCCGGGCGCTCGACGGGCTCTTCGCCGTACTGGAGGAGCCGGGCGCGGTGCGCGGCCGGGCCGTCGAGCGGGTCGAGTACGTCACGCGCCGGACGGTCGAGGTCCTGGTCGCCGAGCTCCCGTACGTGACGCTGCTGCTGCGGGTGCGGGGCAACACCCGGACCGAGCGCTGGGCCCTGGAGCGCCGCCGCGAGTTCGACCACCAGGTCGCGGAGCTGCTGAAGGCCGCGGCGGCGGACGGGGACCTGCGGGCGGACGTGGACATCCGGCTGGCCACCCGCCTGCTGTTCGGCATGGTGAACTCGCTGGTGGAGTGGTACCGCCCGCACCCCGGTACGAGCGCGGACCAGCTGGCCGACGCGGTGGTCCACATGGCCTTGGACGGCCTGCGGACGGTTCGCGGTTGA
- a CDS encoding 3-hydroxyacyl-CoA dehydrogenase, with product MTAIERSRTVAVVGAGTMGQGIAQVALLAGHRVLIYDINATLAAGGVGIVQDRVDRLAAKGRLDRAEAEDAIGRIESASALTDLADAALVIEAVVEDATVKRALFEALEEVVSPDALLATNTSSLSVTELAAGLVHPGRFLGMHFFNPAPLLPLVEVVSGFATDPAAAERAYATVLGWGKTPVRCADTPGFIVNRIARPFYAEAFSVYEEQGADPATIDAVLRESGGFKMGPFQLTDLIGQDVNEAVTRSVWESFFRSPKFTPSLAQRRLVQSGRLGRKSGHGWFPYGQGAEAPAPHTAGPEEAPEKVTVVGDLGPAAGLVELLEEAGIKVTSTEHGGPYIQLPGEGQLVLADGKTSIEFADVVYFDLALDYRGATRIALSAGADTSERTLAEAVGLFQRLGKKVSVIGDVPGMIVARTVAMLIDLAADAVARGAASAEDIDTAMRLGVNYPLGPSEWHERLGRDWAYDLLHHLDERCPGGRYAPSLALFKLGYTEGEDGGEGDDGDQDAAEETA from the coding sequence ATGACAGCAATCGAGCGGTCCCGCACTGTGGCGGTCGTCGGCGCCGGCACCATGGGGCAGGGCATCGCCCAGGTCGCCCTCCTCGCAGGTCACCGGGTGCTGATCTACGACATCAACGCCACCCTCGCCGCCGGCGGCGTCGGCATCGTCCAGGACCGCGTCGACCGCCTGGCCGCGAAGGGCCGCCTCGACCGCGCCGAGGCCGAGGACGCGATCGGCCGGATCGAGTCGGCCTCCGCCCTCACCGACCTCGCGGACGCGGCGCTCGTCATCGAGGCGGTCGTCGAGGACGCCACCGTCAAGCGCGCGCTCTTCGAAGCGCTCGAAGAGGTGGTTTCGCCGGACGCCCTGCTGGCGACCAACACCTCCTCCCTCTCCGTCACCGAGCTCGCCGCCGGCCTCGTGCACCCCGGCCGCTTCCTCGGCATGCACTTCTTCAACCCGGCCCCGCTGCTCCCCCTCGTCGAGGTGGTCAGCGGTTTCGCCACCGATCCGGCCGCCGCCGAGCGCGCGTACGCCACCGTCCTGGGCTGGGGGAAGACGCCGGTCCGCTGCGCCGACACCCCCGGCTTCATCGTCAACCGGATCGCCCGCCCCTTCTACGCCGAGGCCTTCTCGGTGTACGAGGAGCAGGGCGCCGACCCGGCCACCATCGACGCCGTGCTCCGCGAGAGCGGCGGCTTCAAGATGGGCCCGTTCCAGCTGACCGACCTGATCGGCCAGGACGTCAACGAGGCCGTCACCCGCTCCGTGTGGGAGTCGTTCTTCCGGAGCCCCAAGTTCACCCCGTCCCTGGCGCAGCGGCGGCTGGTCCAGTCGGGCCGCCTCGGCCGCAAATCGGGGCACGGCTGGTTCCCTTACGGCCAGGGCGCCGAGGCCCCGGCCCCGCACACCGCCGGTCCCGAGGAGGCCCCGGAGAAGGTCACCGTGGTCGGCGACCTCGGTCCCGCCGCCGGGCTCGTCGAACTGCTGGAGGAGGCCGGGATCAAGGTCACCTCCACCGAGCACGGGGGCCCGTACATCCAGCTGCCCGGCGAGGGCCAGCTGGTGCTCGCGGACGGCAAGACCTCGATCGAGTTCGCCGACGTCGTCTACTTCGACCTCGCGCTCGACTACCGCGGCGCTACCCGGATCGCGCTCTCCGCCGGCGCGGACACCAGCGAGCGGACCCTCGCCGAGGCGGTCGGCCTCTTCCAGAGGCTGGGCAAGAAGGTCTCCGTCATCGGCGACGTCCCGGGCATGATCGTGGCCCGTACGGTCGCGATGCTGATCGACCTGGCCGCCGACGCCGTCGCGCGCGGGGCGGCCAGTGCCGAGGACATCGACACGGCGATGCGGCTCGGGGTCAACTACCCGCTGGGCCCGTCCGAATGGCACGAGCGGCTCGGCCGCGACTGGGCGTACGACCTGCTGCACCACCTCGACGAGCGCTGTCCCGGCGGCCGCTACGCGCCCTCGCTGGCGCTGTTCAAGCTCGGCTACACCGAGGGCGAAGACGGCGGGGAAGGCGACGACGGCGACCAGGACGCCGCGGAGGAGACTGCATGA
- the paaN gene encoding phenylacetic acid degradation protein PaaN, whose amino-acid sequence MAAELTVPQLSDKHRSTLDQALAAIRSRAYWSPHPEHPKAYGETAPADGLAAFEAVRGTRFDLDQPGTDGWTGGEVSPYGPELGVEYPHVDPDVLLPAMKAGMGAWRDAGPEARALVCIEILARIGARTHEFAHAVMHTSGQAFMMAFQAGGPHAQDRGLEAVAYAYEEQTRVPGQADWSKPQGKKDPLELGKTFTAVPRGVSLMIGCNTFPTWNGYPGLFASLATGNAVLVKPHPRAVLPLALTVKVAREVLAEAGFDPNLVALAVERPGEGIAKTLAVRPEIKLIDYTGSTQFGDWLETNARQAQVYTEKAGVNTVVVDSTSNYKGMLSNLAFSLSLYSGQMCTTPQNLLIPRDGIETDAGHKSYDEVVADLAASVGGLLGDDARANALLGALVNPDVKSRLEAAAALGEVALASREVVNPEFPDAVVRTPVMVKLDAAKPDPEAPYLSECFGPVSFAVAVDSTADALELLRRTVREKGAMTVGAYTTSADTERAIEEVCLEESAQLSLNLTGGVYVNQTAAFSDFHGSGGNPAANAALCDGAFVSNRFRMVEIRRQA is encoded by the coding sequence ATGGCCGCCGAGCTCACCGTCCCCCAGCTGTCCGACAAGCACCGCTCCACCCTGGACCAGGCCCTGGCGGCCATCCGCAGCCGTGCCTACTGGTCCCCGCATCCGGAGCACCCCAAGGCCTACGGGGAGACCGCGCCGGCCGACGGGCTCGCCGCCTTCGAGGCCGTCCGCGGCACCCGGTTCGACCTGGACCAGCCCGGTACGGACGGCTGGACCGGCGGCGAGGTGTCCCCGTACGGCCCCGAGCTGGGCGTCGAGTACCCGCACGTCGACCCGGACGTGCTGCTGCCCGCGATGAAGGCCGGCATGGGCGCCTGGCGGGACGCCGGGCCCGAGGCCCGCGCCCTGGTCTGCATCGAGATCCTGGCCCGGATCGGCGCGCGGACGCACGAGTTCGCGCACGCGGTGATGCACACCAGCGGCCAGGCCTTCATGATGGCGTTCCAGGCGGGCGGCCCGCACGCGCAGGACCGCGGCCTGGAGGCGGTGGCGTACGCGTACGAGGAGCAGACCCGCGTGCCCGGCCAGGCCGACTGGTCGAAGCCGCAGGGCAAGAAGGACCCGCTGGAACTCGGCAAGACCTTCACGGCCGTCCCGCGCGGCGTCTCCCTCATGATCGGCTGCAACACCTTCCCGACCTGGAACGGCTACCCCGGCCTGTTCGCCTCCCTGGCAACGGGCAACGCGGTGCTGGTCAAGCCGCACCCGCGCGCCGTGCTCCCGCTGGCGCTGACCGTGAAGGTCGCCCGCGAGGTCCTCGCCGAGGCGGGCTTCGACCCGAACCTGGTGGCGCTGGCCGTGGAGCGCCCCGGCGAGGGCATCGCCAAGACGCTGGCCGTCCGCCCCGAGATCAAGCTGATCGACTACACCGGCTCGACCCAGTTCGGTGACTGGCTGGAGACCAACGCCCGCCAGGCCCAGGTCTACACGGAGAAGGCCGGCGTCAACACGGTCGTCGTCGACTCGACCTCGAACTACAAGGGGATGCTGTCCAACCTGGCGTTCTCGCTGTCCCTGTACAGCGGCCAGATGTGCACCACCCCGCAGAACCTGCTGATCCCGCGCGACGGCATCGAGACGGACGCGGGCCACAAGTCGTACGACGAGGTCGTCGCGGACCTCGCGGCCTCGGTCGGCGGTCTGCTGGGCGACGACGCCCGGGCCAACGCACTGCTCGGCGCGCTGGTCAACCCGGACGTCAAGAGCCGCCTGGAGGCGGCGGCCGCCCTCGGCGAGGTGGCGCTGGCCTCGCGCGAGGTGGTGAACCCGGAGTTCCCGGACGCCGTGGTCCGCACGCCCGTGATGGTCAAGCTGGACGCCGCCAAGCCGGACCCGGAGGCCCCGTACCTGTCGGAGTGCTTCGGCCCGGTGTCGTTCGCGGTGGCCGTGGACTCCACGGCCGACGCCCTTGAGCTCCTGCGCCGCACGGTGCGCGAGAAGGGCGCGATGACGGTCGGCGCCTACACCACCTCGGCGGACACCGAGCGGGCCATCGAGGAGGTCTGCCTGGAGGAGTCGGCGCAGCTCTCGCTGAACCTGACGGGCGGGGTCTACGTCAACCAGACCGCGGCCTTCTCGGACTTCCACGGCTCCGGCGGCAACCCGGCGGCCAACGCGGCGCTGTGCGACGGGGCCTTCGTCTCGAACCGCTTCCGCATGGTGGAGATCCGCCGCCAGGCCTGA